The Pleurodeles waltl isolate 20211129_DDA chromosome 7, aPleWal1.hap1.20221129, whole genome shotgun sequence genome includes a region encoding these proteins:
- the NRSN2 gene encoding neurensin-2, producing MATCSCRRGPNVEEGKWYGVRSYLHLFYEDCAGAIPEDEMGSVQNSHLHRGCHTLLWKVCLSTGMLLLLIGMAALATGALVPPRLEGITEGQFVVVDQKAVEYNQALIICKVVGVILCAAAGVLVASSVVSSILCRAARDTQEEEEEQLSPILRESLPKKQPHS from the exons ATGGCCACCTGTAGCTGCCGAAGGGGTCCCAATGTGGAGGAAGGAAAGTGGTATGGTGTTCGTTCCTACCTTCACCTCTTCTACGAAGACTGTGCAGGGGCTATCCCTGAAGATGAAATGGGCAGTGTTCAGAACTCACATCTCCACCGCGGCTGCCATACGCTCCTCTGGAAG GTGTGCCTCTCCACTGGAATGCTGCTTCTCCTGATTGGTATGGCAGCCTTGGCTACGGGAGCCCTAGTGCCACCAAGGCTGGAAGGCATAACCGAGGGGCAGTTTGTGGTGGTAGACCAGAAGGCAGTAGAGTACAACCAGGCGCTCATAATCTGTAAAGTGGTGGGAGTTATTCTGTGTGCAGCAgccggggtgctggtggcctcatCTGTGGTCTCCTCCATACTGTGCAGAGCAGCAAGAGAtactcaagaagaagaagaagagcagcTGTCCCCCATTCTCCGGGAGAGCCTCCCAAAGAAGCAGCCCCACTCCTGA